TTCATTCCCATGGTTCCAACATCTTAACAAGCACGTTGGCAATTATTAAAGTTTCATTATTGCATAATGGTGACTAGCAATTGTTCAATTTTAGACAGAATAAGCAAATGATCCATTCAAGTCCAAACATCTAACTCACCGAGGCCTGCGATAGATCCATTGCTTCAAAAATCAGACTCATCTGATTGGACATCTGGATGATCTCACCACTCATAAGGCATAACtgtgaagaagagaaaagaaaaaaaaatcgtaCTCAAGTACAgttgtgaaaaataaatacaaacgtATTGTCACGTCACATAATGtcaaacatatatatttttttttactgtgtattaTATGTACCTTTTGTTGTCATCCAGCACAGTGTTCATGCTCTCAATCCACAGTGTGTCTATGGGTCCATCAAACACCACCATTTACGGTCTGGGGTGTCGGTCGATGCATAGTCACGAAATGTGTTTGCCACAATCCCATCTGTCCACTAATAATgaggaaaagataaaaaagactAAGAGAAAGAAAGGGCCACCTGTTGTCCTTGATCTACACCAGTATTGTAAGTACACAGATCTAGAGGCTCCAGAGCACCGAGATCTACCTCATGGGAAACTAGGTCAATTGTCCAAAGAGCTGTCCCATGGTGATGGACTTTGGGTTCAATGTCATGTAGATGATCTTCTCCTCCTCACCGTACCCTTTCTCATTCATGAGAGTCAGTGTGTCAGCCAGAACATGTAGCACTTTAGTCTTCCCGGCAAAAGACTCTCCCACTAGCATGAACCTGACACACAAAAAATCTTCATGCAATATCAAATATTCCCTTTAGTCCATGCCCCAGTTGCATGGAATATGTATAACTGGAAACATCTTCAACAggttattataatataataacagtGAAATTGAAAAACAACATACCCATGCCTGACTATCATCATCTCATATGTCTGGATCATCTTCTGTAAGAAGACCTGGGTTGGCTGtacattttgatttttacaGCATTCTTCAGCAGCTTCCAGAAACAGCTGCAAAGGAAggataagaaaaaaacactgattatAATATACATGACTATTAATAAATACACGGGAATGGTTCAATTTAGGACAAAAGAATAAGCAATTGCTTCAATATATCTGACCTTATAGTCAGGCTCAGGAAGGGAGATGCCTGGGAACAAATCACTGGTGATTCCATTGAACAACGGAATATCATGGGCGAGAAACTTGGGCTCATTGACATCCTTTATGGACCTCAGGAGCTGGATGTTACAacatgtagagaaaaaaaagatcaaaaactGCAAACCAATTGACAAACTAGAAAAGTTCACAAATGgggcatacagtatgtactaaaTTAGCAAATGCATTGATTTCAGCACAAATACCAGTATGTCTTCATTCTCATTAGGATACTTGAGCTTGAGGTTTCCTGCAGCCACAAGTACAGCTTTGACGGCCCTCATGCCATAATCATAATGGAACTGGGAGGAGAGCTGCTCGGAGCATAGCCTGTAGGTCATCACAATCTTTACTGACAATGGTTTGGCATTGAGGAAGCCATATGAATAAAGAGAGATCTCTGCTATCAGTGCATAGTTGGGCACCATCATGGCCACTGTTCGGAACAACACCTACACagagaaatgaagaaaataattggGTAACGTGTGACTGGCAATGTTGGAAAGTTGCACACTGTTTTCAATCATGTCACACAATACTGAAGGAGTGTACAATTACCATTGATTCATTACAGTGTACAATTTGATAAAGAGCTGGGGTCAAATAACGTAGATTAATATAATCAATAATGCAGAGTAGAAGTAGTGCAGACAATCTTTTTTGGAACTGACAGTGCCAACCCACAATTCTTGATAAAATATTTATTCTCTGTTTAAAGACCTTGAGGTTGTCTGGGAGTTCTGAGCGTCCTGCATAGCCAGGGTTCATTGTAATGGACACAAAGCAGTTGGGATTAAGTTTGAGCATGGTCccttcaaagtcaaagtactcCAACTTCAGCTCGACAGCCCTCTGGATGCAGAGAACCTGTTGGGCCACTACAGACAGCACCTCCAGCTCAATACGGTTGAACTCATCAAAGCATGCCCACGCACCAGATGAAGCCAGACCTTTAAAAAACTATGAGAAATTGCaccaaaagacaaaagagagggtaaaaaaaaatttttttttttgcattatatATTTGCCATTGGAATTAAGAATATAAATCCAAAAATCCCTGCTGGTATTACTTTGCCCATAGCGAGGTAATCCAGTCCGTCAGAACAGTTGAAGACCACACACTGCACAGCTAGAGCTTTGGCTAGATCTTTGTGGTTTCTGTCTTTCCTGTTCCAGCTGGACCCTCAGGCGCACCACCCAAATTTAGGTAGAATGCCCCGATCTAAAATGGAGGGAGAGCTTTGAAAATTAATTGTAAAATGTCTGATCACTCAGCATTATTCCAATAAAAAGTATTCATGTTTAAGTAGGCTATTTGTCAGATATTTTACCAGTGTTCTGTAGCATCTGTCAGTCAGTGGAGTGATGACCAGACGTGGTGAGTTCCCCAGGTACTCATAGGCATACTTAACATCACAGTTGATTATGCGAACACGAACATTGTCATTGCTCCAGTAGTAACGAAGTTGGGCTAGCCATTGAAAGTCTGTTTCATTGGATACGCCTGTTAAAAACAAGCatttactgttttgtttttcaagtatGTTATTTCTAAATTGGGGTAAAGCTCTGTTCCAGTACACTCCAGTACATTCTTTGCCATGACCTACTTTTTTCAATAAGCTCCATGACCACATCCCTGGCATGGACATCGATAGTGACCAGAGCTCCCAGAGTGGTCCGTGTTTGTTTGGGCAGTTTCCCTCTTACCAGCTCCACAATGTCATTCAGCTGATTCTGAAGTTGCTGATAGTAGTTTTTTAAACCCTGCACCGAACAAAAGaccaattattattttagttgtttttttcccgaAGGTTGCTGTTATGGTGTCATGCTCGTCAAAAGAAAATTTCAGGTTAATTGGTTAGACGTGAGACACATCACTGTTTTGTACCTCTACACTATTATTAGACTGGATTGGTTTTTAACTAGGAAACTCCACAACTTAGTCTTGTCATATATAGAAACACAAATCACCATTTTCATTAGTTAAGGTACAATTAGtagtatttcaaaaatattttctgaGAAAAGAGTGTGGAAACCTACATCAGCTCCAGCTCTGATAGCTTCATGAACCTCCAAGGTCCAAAAAATCTGTGAGGTGCAGAGCACCACCTGCCCAGGCCACTCCTTGACCCACTGTCTCCGTGCAGTCTCAGCGTAGGCCTGTCAGTACAACCACACTCACATTTATGCTCAACCATAAGGGGAACTTCAGAAGAAAATATGATCCATACACAACATGATGGTATTAGAGTTAACAAATCACAGTACAGTGTATTATTTTAAGGTATATGAACAGTGATCTCACCAATCTGGACCTGGCTACTACATCTCTGACACTGCGAATCATCCCATCCTCCACCTGCACCAGCCACTTCTCCACTGCTCCCTTGGCTTCAGACGTGGAGATGAGCTGGATTAGCTGAACACGCTCCTCCTCACTACTATACATGGCCTAGGCGAGAACAAAATGCTATTTAAAGTGActgtatgtaacttttaaatgtttctgaaactgtgtaatgttacatctgatgatcataaatgacctgtaacagcaaacgagACTAACAATGAAATTAACAGTATTTTATATttagttagttttagtttttattactGCCTTTGCCCGGGTCCGATTTTTCCCGCAAAGTAACAAAATGAACAGCAGATAGACAGCGCTACAGAGAAGACATTCTGAAGGGTCCCAGATTTAGGCTGAACACCGAAAAACTGTGTAAGTGAGTATGCAGGTAAAAGGTAGAGGGAGATacctaattgtatttttatttgatttagatGTTATCTGTTGTAGTTCTGGCTGATCGTGGGGCAGgaccatcacaaaaaaaaaagaaggaaattaaaacaaagaacaactCAAAGCTAAAAGAGAAATACGACTGGCGAAACTGAGTCAATCTTGGTCTGGCTTTAAACACATGGAGACAATTACGTGGTTGTAAATGATTCAGAGACATCCCAGAATTGGCCCTCAGGTATGTAATAtatctatttcattcataaaataactgtaGATTAAGCAATGTGATTGTGAGTCAGTGGCCAACATTAAATTACgtcccccttccatttagcGTGGACATTTTATCCCTTATAGTCCATGTTTGTGGtctactattttcttttcacttaaCCCCCTCCACctgtgtaaagcgtccttgggtttcataAAATGTGCTAAATAaatctaagttattattatgttggttgctacaactaactcttaatgctttggcttATGACGGAGTGACAGTGACAATGTTAACAGGTCTAGCTAACGATAAATCCAAGTAGGAAGTTACccttgaaatgcaacaatgcatctATAATGTactcttattgtaaattaattattatctgtctgagcaaaacattcatcgcAACTACTGTATATGACCTCCCTGTAACGCTAACTCCTAGACCTTTACGACAGCAAGTGTGTTAAAAACACTACAGCTTTTGTCCAAACGGGCCTCTGAAatcaaaacaaactgaaagttacatatagtaaTATTAATGAAAGTTAATCAACTATGGTGTCATGATGTAACATGACAGGACATGACATGATGTATAACATATGTGACTGCCTTGCCTGGATATCCAGATTGGGTAGAAAGTCCAGTTTGGAAATACCCTCAAAGCACTTCTTCAGATGGGGCTGCACTCGCAGTGGGTCCTTGGTCTCAGACAGAATCTCCAGCATTTCATCATTGGACAAGAAGAAGAACCTGGAGGCAGCATTGGTAGTCAGTTCCAAAATCTTAGATAACAACAAAGAATTGGACAAAAGAAACACTGCAAAATCTTTTTGATTACCGTGGAAAAAACAGACGCTTCTTCTCCAAATAGGCATTCAGTCCTTTCATGATGCTTTCCAGGAGGATGTTAGAATCTTGCAGTTTTTCTAGCAAACCAGGCAGCGAGGTTGCTTGCAGAATCTACGATTGTAAATCATCAGTAAACACAAACAGTTCATCTttcggattttttttttttcctttttcagaatAATGTGTCCACcatgaacattttaaacaacTACCTTAGGGTCCTTAACGCAGTGCCTCATGATCTCTTTCCAGTTTTGTCAACAGTTTGGAAAAGTCGTCCCTCTTCCGGAATCTGCTGCATGATGTCCTGAGAAGAGAAGATGGGCTCCAGATAAAGCCACTGGGCCTGCACCTTCAGCCATTCATCTATTGTTTCCTGGATACGAAGCAGACGCTCCTCCCAAACCTGAGGTCACAGAACAGACAGTTAAATCTATGCAGGATTTGGTAAAGGTAAAGTTAAAATTACTCCCATGTGGTAAAACCCCCATGCAAATTGAGCATTTAGTCATTACCATTAGATGAATAAACTTGATAAAACTTGAAGCTAACCTTGATCTCCTTTTCAAAAGGTTTGATGAACGGTGAGCCCCTCATTGTCTGAGTCTTCACAATCTGGTCATCTAACATCGTCTGAATCTCATCCAAGGTGGTTAGAATGGACACTCCGGTCTCCCTGTAAGGTTGATGGTGGAAAGAAATACCATCCCAAATATGCATCATGGTTTGCATAGCCTTCTCCAGGGAAAACTCCTGTAGAAACACATAGTGGAGGTATACAGCATTCAGCGTATCAGTTTGGTGTTAAGGTTTTATCAAACGCTGTAGAAGCAAACAAAAGATTTCAGGAGTTCTCACTTTACTAGCAGCAGCACTCAGAGACTCAAACTGTTCCAGGTACGGAGCCAGGTTTAGCTTGAGAACTTTGCGTAGTGTAGTACCAGAGTCAGGAGTGAGGTCATACCCCACAATATCTGACATCTGGTCCCAGTGGCGAGCTCTAATGCCTGGATTACACAAGATGGACACAACAGGAATATGATCCtgttgacacaaacacattccacgTTTGGTTTAGCATTAACAATCAAGACTTCATTTGCTATATGATTTCATTAATAACTCCTTTGAAATGACAGTTACATACAATACCTTAAACTCCTTGATCTGCTCCATCACAGTGGAGCACAAAAGTACTGTGGGGCTTTCCAACTTTTTTGGATCATCCTCAGTAGGTTGTCTCCTCCCAGcattcttctccttctcttgcACAGCCTTATTCTGCTTCTGTTGGAAAAACTTGAGCATCTTGAAGATCTCCCTAAAGAACTCATCCACTTTTACTTCCATGCTCTCCCCATCTAGGCCCTGGAAGGAACCATCCATCCACCTGTCCTCAAAGAagatgatataataataataataataataataataataataataataataataataataataataataatgttatcaGGGgcaatgttttaatgaaaacacaacagGCCATCAAACAGAAATCAGACCTGTTTTCTGTGCGCTGCCACTTCAACACAAGTCCAAACAGCTTCTGATACGGTTCAATGTTGTCTTTGATGACCTCAAGTTCTGGGTAACATGTTTGATCCCATTTGTAAAAGACCTCTTCCTTGTTAATGAAGACGATcgcctcctcagcctcctggAGAAGCTTCTGAACTGTTCTGACATCCGTCATATACTGCCCAAAAGATAATGACAAGACCATTATTTTCAATTTGATGTAATTGTATTGTTGAAACAGTAAATCATACAAACATTAGGTTTGATGAATCTTTTGTACAATTTGGATCCCTACTTATATTGTACTGACAGTGACAAGGAatgttaaggcatattttaaCATGACTATAAAGTTATTTCAGGTTCAagtttgtttaaagaaatagttttgcaaacattttgtgaaatgcaCTGATATACTTTCTTGCTGATAGTTGAAGTGATAGTGAGGATCGATACTCTCATATGACAGTGGTATTAATCTTCTTATCTTACTCTCAGCAGGAAAGCGAATacatgtatttcccaaaatgtgggAGCTATTTCTTCAAGGTTATATTAAAGTGCTAATGGCACTGTACCTGCGGCATCCTATCCAGCTCAGAGCAATGTGGGAACTCCTCTACCCTGCGGCCCAACTTTTCCAGCTGTATCATTAGTCGTTCTCTTTTAGCAATCAGCTCCTGCTCCCCTTTCTGCTTGGCCTTCTGCATTACCTGGAAAATGACATAGCTGTCCAGAATCAGGGCAGCCTTAAAAAACAACCATGATAAACTGTTGCCAGCGGACACAAAAGCATTACCTCTTGACTGAGCTCAAAGACATGGAGGATTTTCTGCGGCCAGAGAAAGACAGTGGAATTAAGTTCCAGGTGCTCTGGCTCAATGATGTGGACATCTAGGAGGTAGAGCAGTCTACGGTAAGCTTCCTGTTAGAACACAATGTGGTAGTAAATGCTGTTAGAACTGATATAAGACAACTGAAATCAATATGTTGTTGTAAGATACAACAGATACAACCAATCATCAGGTTATTCAcctttattttttcatgaaGTTCTGCAATACCCTTTGTCTTAGTGAAATTAATGTGATCAATGATCTCAGTCATGTCCTCTGTACTCTCTGGTACTTTCAGAATGTTCTCTCTGATGGTTTCAAATTCAGAGCAGATCCTTTGAACAGACACAAAAGGATTGTGAAAAATATATCTGCATTTCAAACACAGACGGACAGTTTTGTTAAAGAATGTTACAAAAAAGGACTCACTGTAGATTTTGCTCGCGGTGGCTGGTGATCAGTTTCTTCAGAAGTATTTGAGCATAGTTGTTTGCTTTGTTTGCCAGCCCCTGTTTCAGCTCTTCACAGTCCAGATGGACCATCGAGAAGTGGGCTTTTGCTGGGAGGCTAATAATCTCCTTTGACAGAACACGAAACTCCTCCACTTGCTTTAAAAAGCAAGATTACAAGTTAAAAGTCATCAGAAAACCTGATAACAAGGCACTAATAGctctataatatacagtatgtagcatGAATTCAACTTTATGATTTGTTACCTTAGTGTACTCATCAAAAGAGTGCTCCTCTTCCATGAACTTATCTACTCTAGCCTGTGCAGTTCCATTGACTAGCCAGTCATAGTTGTCAACtgcaaaataaagcagaaaagtCAGCAAGGAATGGAATTAAAATCAATGGAGTGATGACTGGAAATTATTGGATAACAAAATGTCACCATAGTTCTGGAAATGTTTGTCAGGTTCCTCTAGATTCTTGCACACAGCAGCCTTTACGGTGACATGAGCCCAAGCAAGGATGTGATCAGCCACCTTAGCATCTACAAATGAAGATATGGCTTCTGTCAGCCATGACTGGACCGTCTGTACTTTCTGTGGGTCAATGTCATAGATAACAATACTAGCTCAATGTTAATGTTACATTACTACATGAAAAATGTGACATAAAGTTGTAATTTTCCTTTAAATTGCTTCACCTGCAGTGTGTTTGTGATGACATTAAGAATCCCTAAAACAGCAGCTTCCAGATCTTGCAAGGTGGGATaaatttccatcttttcatcatCAAATGTTAAGGCCATACGAAAGAGGGGCAAGTAGCGGCGATTGCTTGGCTCAAACAGATTGACAAACGCCTCAACACTTGTCTGAAGCACAGATTTTAACTGGAAATTGACAAAAGAAAGAGTCTTAATTTGTAATCAaatgacatacatacatacaaggcCAAAATCAAATCAGCATTATCTCACCTGATTGGAGATTAGGGTGGACGTGCAGTTGTAAAAGGAATCCAGTTTCTCCTCTTTAACTCCCTTCAGTGTTTCTTTACTTGTCAATAAGTGGATGACTTTGGGAAACCAGGTATTCATGATACGATCTTCTGTCCTCTTACACTCCACAGCCATTTTGTTCTGTAGGCTCTTACAGTCCACAGATCCTGAAGCCCTGAAGCGTCAGAAgccaaaattaaacaaaaagagGCAAGCAAATCTTCATGTGCAATATTTAAGTTATGTGATTATTTTAGGAGCATCCTGTTGGAGTCATGGTGTCTATCCTTACCTGCATACTGAAAGATCAACCAGCACCAGTGGAGAAAATGTCATGTAGCCAATATCCAAGACAGTTTGCATTACCGGATGAAGAATGTGCaaatttgttttcattattttgtggCTTCTGATAAAGCTATCATGCCAAGATTGGGAGAGATCAAGAATTCTGCAAAAGATTGGAAATGTCACTTACAGAAGGTTGTTTACAATATACCAACTAGTACACCATTTGGTTATTGTCAATAAATCACTTGTGTACATTAGACACTCACTTTGGTTGGGTAGCTGTCTGTTTGTCAGAGACAGGTTCTTCTGTCCGTGGATTCTTTAATACCGTGTCCACTAAAGAGAGTGAATATGACATATGACACTACTGTACATGTACTCTGACTGCATAGACATGGCTACATGCACAAATAATTGTCTATACCTGTGTGCTTGACAATCACATTGTGGAAATCGTCACTGACTTCCTTGCAGAGCTCCTGTAGCAGTTTTTGTGTCTCAGGTCCCTCTTTAAGTTTAGGGGAGACTCGGGCAACAATGGAGTCCATCCACTGTTGCTGGATTGGAGCAAATGGGCGGTTCTCAACACATCGCTTCAGGAACATGTAGTTCAACTGCAAATGGGACCAACATAAAATAGGAGAGACGTGAAATAAGTAGGGTTTAGTCTCTTCACATGtcaaattcaataaaagaaagCCTTACCCTACGCTTCCGCTCCTCACTAAGCATCTGTaaaggaaatatttaaatatatcacATTATATTGTGCAATATctttatataaatgaaaattaaaatgtgtacatgGGTAGATAATTGTCATACAGAAGGTGGAAACTCTGGTTCTGGTGACTGGCTGCACACTGCTCCCCTCTCTTTGCTTCGTCTGTAAG
The window above is part of the Etheostoma spectabile isolate EspeVRDwgs_2016 unplaced genomic scaffold, UIUC_Espe_1.0 scaffold00001428, whole genome shotgun sequence genome. Proteins encoded here:
- the LOC116675080 gene encoding LOW QUALITY PROTEIN: dynein heavy chain 12, axonemal-like (The sequence of the model RefSeq protein was modified relative to this genomic sequence to represent the inferred CDS: inserted 3 bases in 3 codons), whose amino-acid sequence is MSKFPVLPPIEDTQDRGEVGQSASAREKTEKTAVRKKLLRHRRSKVQQHQLHMILVSRAMEAYRRSKERGAVCSQSPEPEFPPSMLSEERKRRLNYMFLKRCVENRPFAPIQQQWMDSIVARVSPKLKEGPETQKLLQELCKEVSDDFHNVIVKHTVDTVLKNPRTEEPVSDKQTATQPKILDLSQSWHDSFIRSHKIMKTNLHILHPVMQTVLDIGYMTFSPLVLVDLSVCRASGSVDCKSLQNKMAVECKRTEDRIMNTWFPKVIHLLTSKETLKGVKEEKLDSFYNCTSTLISNQLKSVLQTSVEAFVNLFEPSNRRYLPLFRMALTFDDEKMEIYPTLQDLEAAVLGILNVITNTLQKVQTVQSWLTEAISSFVDAKVADHILAWAHVTVKAAVCKNLEEPDKHFQNYVDNYDWLVNGTAQARVDKFMEEEHSFDEYTKQVEEFRVLSKEIISLPAKAHFSMVHLDCEELKQGLANKANNYAQILLKKLITSHREQNLQICSEFETIRENILKVPESTEDMTEIIDHINFTKTKGIAELHEKIKEAYRRLLYLLDVHIIEPEHLELNSTVFLWPQKILHVFELSQEVMQKAKQKGEQELIAKRERLMIQLEKLGRRVEEFPHCSELDRMPQYMTDVRTVQKLLQEAEEAIVFINKEEVFYKWDQTCYPELEVIKDNIEPYQKLFGLVLKWQRTENRWMDGSFQGLDGESMEVKVDEFFREIFKMLKFFQQKQNKAVQEKEKNAGRRQPTEDDPKKLESPTVLLCSTVMEQIKEFKDHIPVVSILCNPGIRARHWDQMSDIVGYDLTPDSGTTLRKVLKLNLAPYLEQFESLSAAASKEFSLEKAMQTMMHIWDGISFHHQPYRETGVSILTTLDEIQTMLDDQIVKTQTMRGSPFIKPFEKEIKVWEERLLRIQETIDEWLKVQAQWLYLEPIFSSQDIMQQIPEEGRLFQTVDKXWKEIMRHCVKDPKILQATSLPGLLEKLQDSNILLESIMKGLNAYLEKKRLFFPRFFFLSNDEMLEILSETKDPLRVQPHLKKCFEGISKLDFLPNLDIQAMYSSEEERVQLIQLISTSEAKGAVEKWLVQVEDGMIRSVRDVVARSRLAYAETARRQWVKEWPGQVVLCTSQIFWTLEVHEAIRAGADGLKNYYQQLQNQLNDIVELVRGKLPKQTRTTLGALVTIDVHARDVVMELIEKSVSNETDFQWLAQLRYYWSNDNVRVRIINCDVKYAYEYLGNSPRLVITPLTDRCYRTLIGAFYLNLGGAPEGPAGTGKTETXKDLAKALAVQCVVFNCSDGLDYLAMGKFFKGLASSGAWACFDEFNRIELEVLSVVAQQVLCIQRAVELKLEYFDFEGTMLKLNPNCFVSITMNPGYAGRSELPDNLKVLFRTVAMMVPNYALIAEISLYSYGFLNAKPLSVKIVMTYRLCSEQLSSQFHYDYGMRAVKAVLVAAGNLKLKYPNENEDILLLRSIKDVNEPKFLAHDIPLFNGITSDLFPGISLPEPDYKLFLEAAEECCKNQNVQPTQVFLQKMIQTYEMMIVRHGFMLVGESFAGKTKVLHVLADTLTLMNEKGYGEEEKIIYMTLNPKSITMGQLFGQXDLVSHEWTDGIVANTFRDYASTDTPD